From one Peredibacter starrii genomic stretch:
- a CDS encoding prepilin-type N-terminal cleavage/methylation domain-containing protein, whose protein sequence is MKRLDRGFSLVEVLVVVGLLGGLAVVMMNMTQQQTKNQVTAEVKFENLEFRRQIANVLAVKKSCERTFQTLKIGDPLTVIRNAAGIPVVEVGKVYGNNSLKVDALTTALTRDNGDGTFDVDLVLNFEKTKTMALGSTTQMKFPLMVSALSVSAPITSCITNEGLWALDTDNIYNTNSRNVGIGTASPGTRLDVAGGIRPGSETEITACGLGKANGEGVQRYNYTNHYYEYCNGTTWVKMGGGGGFGGSYEVATFGGGCRYANPMTGSCSCPPGNYARLTGQAYRWSQWDSTMVMCYEGP, encoded by the coding sequence ATGAAACGATTAGATCGAGGTTTTTCTCTCGTTGAAGTTCTGGTAGTTGTTGGTCTCCTTGGCGGTCTGGCCGTTGTCATGATGAACATGACTCAACAGCAGACAAAAAACCAAGTCACGGCCGAAGTAAAATTTGAAAACCTCGAATTTCGTCGGCAAATCGCCAATGTCCTTGCAGTCAAAAAATCCTGTGAACGCACCTTTCAAACATTAAAAATTGGTGATCCCTTAACAGTCATTCGTAATGCGGCCGGAATACCAGTGGTTGAGGTAGGTAAAGTCTATGGCAACAATTCATTGAAAGTGGATGCTCTAACAACAGCACTGACGAGAGATAATGGCGATGGCACTTTTGATGTAGATCTGGTTTTAAATTTTGAAAAAACAAAGACTATGGCCTTGGGAAGCACAACTCAAATGAAATTTCCTTTGATGGTTTCTGCCCTGAGTGTGTCGGCCCCTATTACATCATGTATAACAAATGAAGGCCTGTGGGCACTTGATACCGATAATATTTATAATACCAATTCAAGGAATGTCGGAATTGGTACGGCCAGTCCTGGCACTCGTCTGGATGTTGCTGGAGGAATTCGCCCTGGAAGTGAAACAGAGATCACTGCTTGTGGCCTGGGAAAGGCGAATGGAGAAGGGGTTCAACGTTACAATTATACTAATCACTATTACGAATATTGCAACGGCACGACTTGGGTAAAGATGGGTGGTGGAGGAGGTTTTGGTGGTTCGTATGAAGTTGCAACATTCGGTGGTGGATGTCGTTATGCAAATCCAATGACGGGAAGCTGCAGCTGTCCTCCTGGTAATTATGCTCGATTGACTGGACAGGCTTACCGTTGGAGTCAGTGGGATTCGACGATGGTGATGTGTTACGAGGGCCCATGA
- a CDS encoding serine hydrolase yields MQEIIRIVSSLLPIGPMDGMGVGVIDFKAKTYEAFEANTFEGELKFKGEPTLYFDLASLTKPLTNSLAYFLRPEAFDSEMLLCLSHRGGLPSWGLLAVDNWKNLISSYQVKESDTLYSDFSALRVMLELEKKKIDQKELCKTVWDKETMFWTDLPFWYPTLQCGYKNGLPNYGKVHDPNAFTLGGFVSHAGLFSTADGLCRTLLNYQEKTDFISKVKADLAKHTNRFAYGWDRVENPDNTLAGKGCGKFTFGHLGFTGTSIWIDPDKMKGHIILSNAVKYHWFDKNNLNDIRRAIGEIVWKY; encoded by the coding sequence ATGCAAGAGATTATCCGTATTGTTTCTTCACTTCTTCCAATAGGTCCCATGGATGGTATGGGAGTAGGGGTGATTGATTTTAAGGCCAAAACCTATGAGGCTTTTGAGGCCAATACATTCGAAGGTGAACTCAAGTTTAAAGGTGAGCCAACTTTGTATTTTGATCTCGCTTCTCTCACTAAGCCTCTCACAAACTCACTTGCTTACTTTCTAAGGCCTGAAGCTTTTGATTCGGAAATGCTTTTGTGTTTGAGTCATCGTGGTGGTCTTCCATCTTGGGGACTTCTTGCTGTGGATAACTGGAAGAATTTAATTTCTAGTTATCAGGTGAAGGAAAGTGACACGCTCTATTCTGATTTCTCGGCATTAAGAGTGATGCTGGAGCTTGAGAAAAAGAAAATTGATCAGAAAGAACTTTGTAAAACGGTGTGGGACAAAGAAACCATGTTTTGGACGGATCTCCCGTTCTGGTATCCGACGCTTCAGTGTGGATACAAAAACGGTCTTCCGAATTATGGTAAAGTCCATGATCCTAATGCCTTTACTCTGGGTGGTTTTGTGAGTCACGCTGGGCTTTTTTCGACCGCAGACGGGCTTTGTCGCACACTTTTAAACTATCAAGAGAAGACGGATTTTATCTCGAAGGTAAAAGCTGATTTAGCAAAGCACACGAATCGATTTGCTTATGGTTGGGACCGAGTGGAGAATCCCGATAATACGCTTGCTGGTAAAGGCTGTGGGAAATTCACCTTCGGTCACCTCGGTTTTACTGGGACTTCAATCTGGATTGATCCGGACAAGATGAAGGGTCACATCATTCTTTCAAATGCTGTTAAATACCACTGGTTCGATAAAAACAATCTGAATGATATTCGTCGAGCAATCGGTGAGATAGTCTGGAAGTATTAA
- a CDS encoding tail fiber domain-containing protein: protein MFASCQDASVLLGKIDVRVKGNNKKPSIESVKVQNDQLIVSGNFLDTVTKAEIQGHQFQIASKTSEKLVLNASSAFNFLVGSALNLVVSNAEASATFPLSFELQNGQVTANKLHHMGASTGDFLQFNGSTWAPASISTNQVYVGTYNATTDTPNLSGAVASAGTYYIVTTAGTQDLGTGPTNFAVGDWVISDGTNWSKVSVGTNTVSNFNGRTGVVVPLSGDYSWSMLTKAAGKLTGSKLQEIADVDVAGIQDQDILQWNASNSKWEVTSVPAPTIGAGTISNTQIASGAIDSSKIIDGSIVNADISATAAIDQSKISNLTTDLGNKEPKITAGTVSQYWSGNKTWQDLNTAVIGSTLTGYSASAGAITAADSVLSAINKLSGNIGLVGASQANYVLKAGDTMSGALAMGGNKITGLATPTAGTDAATMAYVDSKVGAAPGDNLGNHTATQNLSLGTNKIFAGDGAWNSPSISFTNNSNTGFSNNGGIIRITANGGLAVTLSDSLMQLNGSFAPYLRLGGGTFGASGPTYAFNGDTDTGMFNISSDILAFTTGGAEKMRILGTGEMLIGKTTTAAGKLDVAGDIASEGKLRLKSDNTNYVEFRAPASLAATTTYTFPATAGSAGQALTTDGAGNLSWSAVADGTPADGSIGYAKLNLADGDIPLSKLAGSSDATKYLKGDKSWGTFITDVLASTFATVTPSNSAIANGDSLQTVVNKTQGQINNLASNSLNKTGTDSITGTLTINATTGALKIPATPSGVDLTDAANVQYVQNYVSNYGQWNKNASDIYFNTGKVGIGTNTPTGRFELQINTDNSGVTDPGSFDGIHISNANSTPNSAVGLRFYSQISGGATAGIVGRGTASDSMDMEFWTEAPGTTSRTNKMILKSDGKLGIGTMTPESKLHVAGTDFAGSTVYASRFDNTQTGPSHWGLKSRGATVGVYAPVLTNDILTSFGAGGYFGTTVNDSATAGHLSFAAESNWSSGNTPARAQITLNKGNNSYTTPFAVTSAGYVGVGTLAPTSQLEINSTNYSFLNITTTDSTKYSAMRLFTQRNDATETMGSANPTGNNRGWELAGNGTGHTLNSKFTMNYWDGTAWSTPFTIIPSGNVGIGTASPIGKMHIQGSVDGDVGSYLLNSDDTGTTSRSIFLLGTVASGVRYGYLSHQGAGYTANGALKPRTTVLTGTDSGGLNLLTNQQMGFWQGLTEIMRIHTNGNVGIGTAAPSYKLHVVGDINTTTGLRVNGTQVCTSAGCTSSSDRRLKKDIHPLQDSLLKITQLQGVEYFYIDEAKYGKQHQVGVIAQDVEKVFPEVVKTDSKTGFKSVAYDHLVAPIIEAIKELFGMTKENSREIASLKEKNKKLEEENAAIKAYLCQKDPAAPICN from the coding sequence ATGTTCGCTTCCTGTCAGGACGCTTCTGTATTATTAGGGAAGATTGATGTCAGAGTTAAAGGTAATAACAAAAAGCCTTCCATTGAGAGTGTTAAAGTTCAGAACGATCAATTGATCGTGAGTGGCAATTTTTTAGATACTGTCACCAAAGCAGAAATACAAGGTCATCAATTTCAAATCGCATCTAAAACTTCTGAGAAGCTTGTTCTCAATGCCTCATCCGCTTTTAATTTTTTAGTTGGTAGTGCACTTAATCTCGTTGTCTCTAATGCTGAAGCTTCGGCCACATTTCCTCTTAGTTTTGAATTACAAAACGGACAAGTGACTGCAAACAAGCTTCATCACATGGGAGCTTCAACTGGAGACTTCTTACAATTCAATGGCTCGACCTGGGCACCAGCTTCTATTTCAACTAACCAGGTTTATGTTGGAACATACAACGCCACAACCGATACACCGAATCTTTCAGGAGCAGTTGCTTCGGCAGGTACGTACTATATTGTGACCACTGCAGGTACTCAGGATTTGGGTACCGGCCCAACAAACTTCGCTGTCGGCGATTGGGTCATTTCAGATGGAACCAACTGGAGTAAAGTTTCCGTTGGTACAAATACAGTTTCAAATTTTAATGGCCGCACAGGTGTGGTGGTTCCACTCTCAGGTGATTATTCTTGGAGCATGCTTACTAAAGCCGCTGGCAAACTAACTGGATCGAAGCTTCAAGAAATTGCAGATGTAGATGTAGCGGGAATTCAGGATCAAGACATTCTTCAGTGGAACGCTTCGAATTCAAAATGGGAAGTGACTTCAGTTCCGGCACCAACGATTGGTGCAGGCACAATTAGTAACACTCAAATTGCCAGCGGTGCGATTGATTCCAGTAAGATTATTGATGGCTCGATTGTAAATGCTGACATCTCCGCAACTGCTGCTATTGATCAGTCTAAGATCAGTAACCTCACTACAGATCTAGGAAACAAAGAACCTAAGATTACTGCGGGCACTGTTTCTCAATACTGGAGTGGAAATAAGACATGGCAGGATTTAAATACCGCTGTGATTGGTTCAACTCTCACTGGTTATTCAGCTTCTGCAGGTGCAATTACCGCAGCTGATTCAGTTCTTTCCGCCATTAATAAGCTCAGTGGCAACATTGGATTAGTGGGAGCTTCTCAAGCAAATTATGTCTTAAAAGCTGGCGACACCATGAGTGGTGCTCTTGCCATGGGAGGAAATAAGATCACAGGTCTTGCTACTCCAACGGCCGGCACTGATGCTGCTACTATGGCCTACGTTGATTCGAAAGTTGGCGCGGCACCTGGTGATAATTTAGGAAATCACACCGCCACCCAAAATTTATCATTGGGAACAAATAAAATTTTTGCGGGCGATGGTGCTTGGAATTCACCTTCAATTTCATTTACAAATAATTCGAACACCGGATTTTCAAATAACGGAGGAATCATTCGAATCACAGCGAATGGTGGCCTGGCGGTGACTCTTTCTGATTCATTGATGCAGTTGAATGGATCATTCGCTCCTTACTTACGTCTGGGTGGAGGAACATTTGGGGCCTCAGGACCGACTTATGCATTTAATGGCGATACTGATACCGGTATGTTTAATATTTCATCCGATATTCTTGCCTTCACAACTGGTGGAGCTGAGAAAATGCGTATTCTTGGCACTGGTGAAATGCTTATTGGAAAAACGACCACTGCTGCTGGAAAACTTGATGTTGCTGGAGACATCGCTTCAGAAGGAAAACTACGTCTCAAATCTGATAATACAAATTACGTTGAATTTCGTGCGCCAGCTTCACTTGCCGCCACGACCACTTATACTTTTCCCGCAACAGCAGGTTCAGCCGGCCAAGCACTTACCACTGATGGTGCCGGCAATCTTTCTTGGTCAGCGGTTGCAGATGGCACTCCGGCCGACGGTTCGATTGGTTATGCAAAATTAAATCTAGCAGATGGTGATATTCCTCTCTCCAAATTGGCAGGATCGTCAGATGCAACTAAATATCTTAAAGGTGACAAGAGCTGGGGAACATTTATCACTGATGTTCTTGCTTCAACATTTGCTACGGTAACTCCATCTAATTCCGCAATTGCTAACGGTGATTCACTTCAAACAGTGGTGAATAAAACTCAAGGGCAGATTAATAATCTTGCTTCTAACTCTCTTAACAAAACAGGCACTGATTCCATCACTGGAACACTGACGATCAACGCAACCACTGGTGCTCTCAAAATTCCGGCCACACCATCAGGTGTTGACTTAACCGATGCTGCGAATGTGCAATACGTTCAAAACTATGTAAGCAACTATGGACAGTGGAACAAGAATGCTTCCGACATCTATTTCAACACTGGTAAAGTAGGAATCGGAACTAACACTCCTACAGGTAGATTTGAACTTCAAATCAATACAGATAACTCCGGTGTCACTGACCCAGGTTCTTTCGATGGGATCCATATTTCGAATGCCAATTCGACCCCAAACTCTGCGGTGGGATTAAGATTTTATTCCCAAATTTCAGGCGGTGCTACCGCTGGAATTGTAGGCCGTGGCACAGCTTCAGACTCGATGGATATGGAGTTTTGGACAGAAGCGCCAGGGACCACTTCACGGACTAATAAGATGATTCTTAAGTCTGATGGTAAGCTCGGTATTGGGACCATGACTCCAGAATCAAAACTACATGTAGCTGGCACAGATTTCGCTGGCAGTACAGTTTATGCCTCTCGTTTTGATAACACTCAGACTGGACCATCTCACTGGGGATTAAAAAGTCGTGGCGCTACAGTAGGAGTTTATGCTCCAGTATTAACCAATGATATTTTGACTTCATTTGGTGCAGGCGGATACTTCGGAACTACAGTGAATGATTCTGCAACGGCAGGACATTTATCATTCGCGGCGGAAAGTAACTGGAGTAGCGGAAACACACCTGCTCGCGCGCAGATTACTTTGAACAAAGGTAATAACTCATACACCACTCCATTTGCTGTCACCAGTGCAGGATATGTTGGTGTAGGAACTCTTGCTCCTACCAGTCAACTTGAAATAAATTCCACTAACTATTCTTTTCTTAACATTACGACTACCGATTCAACCAAGTACTCAGCAATGCGACTTTTCACGCAAAGAAATGATGCTACTGAAACCATGGGAAGTGCCAATCCTACCGGGAACAATAGAGGTTGGGAATTGGCGGGTAATGGAACTGGCCATACATTAAATAGTAAATTCACGATGAACTATTGGGATGGAACTGCCTGGAGTACTCCTTTCACAATCATTCCAAGTGGGAATGTGGGAATTGGAACAGCATCCCCTATAGGGAAAATGCACATCCAAGGTAGCGTTGATGGCGACGTAGGTAGTTACCTTCTTAATTCGGACGATACCGGGACAACCTCTCGAAGTATCTTTTTACTTGGAACCGTTGCTTCAGGTGTTCGGTATGGATACTTATCTCACCAGGGTGCGGGTTATACTGCAAATGGGGCCCTCAAACCTCGTACCACTGTCCTGACTGGCACAGACAGCGGTGGCCTAAATCTCCTGACAAACCAACAAATGGGATTCTGGCAAGGTCTGACTGAAATCATGAGAATTCACACCAACGGTAACGTTGGTATCGGTACAGCAGCACCATCTTATAAGCTTCACGTCGTTGGTGATATCAACACGACAACAGGTCTAAGAGTTAATGGTACGCAAGTCTGTACTAGTGCTGGTTGTACGTCTTCATCTGACCGACGCTTAAAGAAAGACATCCACCCTCTTCAAGATTCACTACTTAAAATCACTCAGCTTCAAGGTGTGGAATACTTCTATATCGATGAAGCGAAATATGGAAAACAACATCAAGTGGGTGTGATCGCTCAAGATGTCGAAAAAGTTTTCCCAGAAGTTGTGAAAACAGATTCAAAAACTGGATTCAAGTCAGTTGCCTACGATCACTTAGTGGCCCCCATTATCGAGGCCATTAAAGAACTTTTTGGAATGACAAAAGAGAACTCTCGCGAAATTGCTTCACTTAAAGAGAAGAACAAAAAGCTTGAAGAAGAGAACGCGGCGATTAAGGCCTATCTTTGCCAGAAAGATCCAGCAGCACCAATCTGTAATTAA
- a CDS encoding tail fiber domain-containing protein → MLGGKISVSIKDSKPAITSVKVQNDQLIVSGKNLSKVSTAKIEGSSNHIFDIETKTDGQLILNAKSALNILVGQTLNLIVSSANASATFPISFELQNGQVTAVKLHHMGASTGQVLRFNGTNWAPASFSSSQIFAGAYDASTDSPDIVSIGGASGTYYIVTVAGSQDLGSGMESFAVGDWVIFNGSTWAKVEVGTNTVSGFNGRTGLVVPLANDYSWSMLTKAAGKLTGSKISEIADVDVVGIQDGDILQWNVATSKWEVNSIPVPTIAAGSISNTQLANSAVDSNKIVDGSIVNADISATAAIAQSKIQNLTTDLGNKEPLLPTGGTTAQYLRGNKTLATLDTAVVPENGNLYFTPARVLSTLITTYATGGTGAIAVTDTVPQALSKLETKTNSLGNYVLRDGTAAMTGALQMGNNKITGLATPTVNTDAATKAYVDSVAGGVSSQWTTNGSAIHYNTGRVGIGTTTPSTLLEISTGATPPAADVNVISMTVQSNVSDSAGTGADYDNGPKLYQIGVGDDQLKDPTGDTPTGIGTAMSFKMTPFTDTAGSGAESFTSYVFRGPTSATDFWVHNARMHAKGLNLGYNRLSDSIPTDGAIISGNVGIGVAAPAQKLSVGGAVGLKSTNTNYVTLSAPAALASSYALIFPADDGDANQVLTTNGSGVLSWTTPAGGGGGAPTGSAGGDLTGTYPNPTIAAGLDATKIGGGAISNTEYSYLDGVTSNIQTQLSGKEPAITAGTTAQYLRGNKTLGTFDTDVVAALLPLGFAASGAGDVGPLDSMQTALAKLQGQIDGHDTQIASATTWSKTGSDVYYTAGNVGIGLNNPSTKFHMRGPAAFESISNDSSGSTFSFWKSRNFTATQDGDELGFISFVGHDGSDLRRSAYILSQTEGTPTTGSASGNISFHTTSTGAADSTEKMRITADGYVGIGLTTPATKFEVNGSIKIGNSNEVCTAALAGAIRYAGSATEFCNGVNWLGLGNNEAIPASTTLLMKTCPSDWTDIGAVGTGPNLATCNGTACRMCTSPASPSAIPSSSILLMDKCPVSWTTLSRATGPGSAGVTNALFSSCQSPAIATALPSRVKIIASSCPTNWQDLGATGPGPASVTCSGISCRMCEVGAASTNLYISPGGSATSDGETLTLRAGNGGTTSGKGGTAMLLGGAGIEGDGGDVTITAGPGWTATTLDRAGGNVTITGGDGGFSSATGNGGHVTLSGGTPYGAGVKGQVKINSDLNIASTYALLIADVPVCTSSGCTSSSDRRLKKDIHPLENSLLKITQLQGVEYYYIDAKKFGKQRQVGVIAQDVEKVFPEVVKTDSKTGFKSVAYDHLVAPIIEAIKELLGMTKENTRAIASIKEENKELKTRLNRAEEKNKKLEEENSAVKAYLCQKDPKAGFCK, encoded by the coding sequence ATGTTGGGCGGTAAGATCTCAGTCTCAATCAAAGACAGTAAACCTGCGATCACTTCAGTTAAAGTACAAAATGATCAGCTTATTGTTAGTGGAAAAAATCTCAGCAAAGTTTCTACCGCCAAAATCGAAGGCAGCTCAAATCATATTTTTGATATCGAAACTAAAACTGACGGACAGTTAATCCTCAATGCGAAAAGCGCATTGAATATCTTGGTTGGCCAAACTCTCAATCTGATTGTTTCGAGTGCGAATGCGAGTGCAACATTTCCTATTAGCTTTGAATTACAAAACGGACAGGTCACGGCCGTGAAGCTCCACCATATGGGAGCATCAACAGGACAAGTACTTCGCTTCAACGGGACTAACTGGGCCCCAGCTTCGTTTTCAAGCTCACAAATTTTTGCTGGTGCTTACGACGCTTCAACTGATTCGCCCGACATCGTTTCTATTGGTGGTGCTTCTGGTACTTACTACATCGTAACAGTTGCCGGCTCTCAGGATCTAGGTTCTGGCATGGAATCATTCGCTGTGGGTGATTGGGTTATTTTTAACGGTTCGACTTGGGCAAAAGTTGAAGTTGGAACAAATACGGTCTCAGGATTTAACGGAAGGACTGGACTAGTTGTTCCTCTGGCCAATGACTACTCGTGGAGCATGCTCACAAAAGCAGCAGGTAAACTTACAGGTTCGAAAATTTCCGAAATCGCTGACGTTGATGTAGTCGGTATTCAAGATGGGGATATTCTTCAATGGAATGTTGCTACATCTAAGTGGGAAGTAAATTCAATTCCTGTTCCTACTATTGCGGCCGGTTCGATTTCAAATACACAACTCGCCAACAGTGCAGTCGATTCAAACAAGATTGTGGATGGATCAATTGTGAATGCTGACATTTCAGCAACTGCGGCCATTGCTCAATCTAAAATTCAGAACCTCACGACTGATTTAGGTAATAAAGAACCACTACTCCCTACGGGTGGAACGACAGCGCAATACCTTCGTGGTAACAAGACTCTTGCTACTCTTGATACGGCCGTAGTTCCCGAAAATGGAAATCTCTATTTCACACCAGCTCGTGTTCTAAGCACGCTCATTACAACATACGCCACAGGTGGCACTGGTGCCATTGCGGTTACTGATACGGTTCCACAGGCCCTCTCAAAACTTGAAACGAAAACTAATTCATTAGGTAACTACGTTCTTCGAGATGGAACAGCGGCCATGACTGGTGCGCTTCAGATGGGCAACAACAAGATTACAGGTCTTGCTACACCTACAGTGAATACAGATGCAGCAACAAAAGCTTATGTAGACTCTGTTGCCGGTGGAGTTTCTTCTCAATGGACAACTAATGGCTCGGCCATTCATTACAACACAGGTCGTGTGGGAATTGGAACCACGACTCCAAGTACATTATTAGAAATCAGCACAGGTGCTACTCCTCCCGCTGCTGATGTAAATGTAATCTCAATGACTGTTCAAAGTAATGTTTCTGACAGTGCAGGTACTGGCGCCGATTATGATAATGGACCAAAACTTTATCAAATTGGCGTTGGTGATGATCAATTGAAAGATCCAACAGGGGACACCCCAACTGGAATTGGTACTGCCATGTCATTTAAAATGACTCCTTTCACTGATACTGCTGGAAGCGGAGCTGAGTCGTTCACCAGTTACGTTTTTAGAGGTCCAACTTCTGCTACTGACTTTTGGGTTCATAATGCAAGAATGCACGCTAAAGGTTTAAACCTTGGATATAATCGTCTATCGGATTCTATTCCAACAGATGGGGCCATTATTAGTGGGAACGTGGGTATCGGAGTTGCGGCCCCAGCTCAGAAACTATCTGTTGGTGGCGCAGTTGGTTTAAAATCTACCAACACAAACTATGTAACACTGAGCGCACCTGCGGCCCTTGCATCTTCTTACGCACTAATTTTTCCTGCTGATGATGGAGATGCTAACCAAGTTCTAACGACTAATGGTTCAGGCGTTTTGTCATGGACTACTCCTGCAGGCGGCGGCGGTGGAGCCCCAACTGGTTCAGCCGGTGGAGATCTAACTGGAACTTATCCTAACCCAACAATCGCAGCAGGACTTGATGCGACTAAGATTGGTGGAGGAGCGATTTCAAATACTGAATACAGCTACCTTGATGGCGTGACTTCAAATATTCAAACGCAACTTTCTGGCAAAGAACCAGCAATCACCGCAGGTACTACTGCTCAATATCTTCGCGGTAACAAAACTCTAGGAACATTTGATACTGACGTTGTAGCCGCACTTCTTCCTTTAGGCTTCGCTGCTTCCGGTGCAGGCGACGTTGGCCCGCTAGATTCAATGCAAACCGCTCTCGCTAAACTCCAAGGTCAAATCGATGGCCATGATACGCAAATTGCATCTGCCACTACATGGAGCAAAACAGGCAGTGACGTTTATTACACTGCTGGGAATGTGGGAATTGGTCTGAATAATCCTTCGACCAAATTCCATATGAGAGGACCAGCGGCCTTTGAGAGTATTTCTAATGATAGCTCTGGTTCAACTTTCAGTTTCTGGAAATCACGAAACTTTACCGCTACTCAAGATGGAGATGAATTAGGTTTTATCAGCTTTGTTGGTCACGACGGTTCAGACCTTCGACGATCTGCTTATATTCTTTCTCAAACAGAAGGAACACCGACCACCGGTTCAGCTTCCGGTAATATCAGTTTTCACACTACTTCAACTGGAGCAGCTGATAGTACGGAAAAAATGAGAATCACGGCCGATGGGTATGTTGGTATTGGACTCACAACTCCAGCCACTAAGTTCGAGGTTAATGGAAGTATCAAAATTGGTAATAGTAACGAAGTATGTACTGCTGCACTCGCAGGTGCCATTCGCTATGCTGGATCTGCTACAGAATTTTGTAACGGTGTAAACTGGCTTGGATTAGGTAATAATGAAGCCATTCCGGCCAGTACAACTCTTCTCATGAAAACATGTCCTAGTGACTGGACTGATATTGGCGCTGTTGGCACCGGTCCAAATCTTGCTACATGTAATGGAACTGCCTGTCGCATGTGTACTAGCCCAGCTTCACCAAGTGCCATTCCCTCCTCTTCTATTTTGTTGATGGATAAGTGTCCAGTTAGTTGGACTACTCTTTCTCGTGCCACAGGTCCTGGTTCTGCTGGAGTTACAAATGCCCTTTTTAGCTCTTGTCAGAGCCCCGCGATTGCAACGGCTCTTCCAAGCAGAGTAAAAATAATTGCTTCATCATGTCCTACCAATTGGCAAGATCTAGGTGCTACTGGTCCTGGACCAGCATCAGTTACCTGTTCCGGAATATCTTGTCGTATGTGTGAAGTCGGTGCGGCTTCAACAAATTTGTATATATCTCCTGGTGGATCAGCAACTTCAGACGGTGAAACACTTACTCTTCGGGCAGGTAATGGTGGAACAACAAGCGGAAAAGGAGGAACTGCAATGCTACTTGGCGGTGCAGGAATTGAAGGAGACGGCGGCGACGTAACAATTACTGCAGGCCCTGGATGGACAGCAACAACTCTAGATAGGGCCGGAGGAAATGTGACGATCACCGGTGGTGATGGTGGATTCAGTTCAGCAACTGGTAACGGTGGCCATGTGACTCTTTCTGGAGGAACTCCATATGGAGCGGGAGTTAAAGGTCAGGTTAAAATCAATAGCGATCTTAATATTGCATCTACCTATGCTCTTCTGATTGCTGACGTTCCAGTTTGTACATCATCAGGCTGTACTTCTTCTTCTGACAGGAGACTTAAGAAAGACATTCATCCTCTTGAAAACTCTCTACTTAAAATCACTCAGCTTCAAGGTGTTGAGTACTACTACATTGATGCTAAAAAATTCGGCAAACAGCGCCAGGTGGGTGTGATCGCTCAGGATGTTGAAAAAGTATTTCCTGAAGTGGTTAAGACAGATTCTAAAACTGGATTTAAGTCAGTCGCTTACGATCACTTAGTGGCCCCAATTATCGAAGCCATCAAAGAACTTCTTGGAATGACGAAAGAGAATACCCGCGCAATTGCCTCTATCAAAGAAGAAAACAAAGAACTCAAAACTAGGCTCAACAGAGCTGAAGAGAAGAACAAGAAGCTTGAAGAGGAAAATTCTGCCGTTAAGGCCTATCTATGTCAGAAAGATCCTAAAGCGGGCTTCTGCAAATAG